From the Marinitoga sp. 1197 genome, one window contains:
- a CDS encoding AAA family ATPase, whose translation MKKKIPYGEQNFERVIMQNYYYIDRTEYIEKLESLNEKNIVFLRPRKFGKTLFLDTLAKYYDINYAEKFEKLFGKLYIGKNPTPLKNSYYILKMNFSGIQTENKEKLINSFKNKVIRSLYNFKNDYKLKIKIEKEYTEPADILGSFLDGIKNEIRKPIYLLIDEYDHFANELLSFNLDLFKDSVTKHGFVRKFYEEIKKGTETIIERLFMTGVSPIMLDSLTSGFNITKNKTIDIKFNEMLGFKEEEVKELLEYYGIYSEKLLKEMQENYNGYIFNINAKEKVYNPDMVFYFITEYFSEKKPPEKIIDDNIMSDYKKVQNLFSLGELLGVKIDKDNKKELTEKEKQEAKESPKKIIGKLLNEILLTERTTLPELTTMFNPGKRIEIKDIKSLLFYLGFMTFEKKGLRTYLKIPNYSMKKIFSEYFTEYIEERLTEYIDTDEIENAIITILEDGKIVPFAKEIENLLSKMDNRIFIGLDEKYIKAIMYSYLVLTPYAMVKMEYPVENGYIDIAMFKRYEEVPYEAIIEVKYIKQKEYTEEKLKMKIKQAKEQIEKYKKSYELNTKNETMKKYIIVFVGKEAKYIEEVK comes from the coding sequence ATGAAGAAAAAAATACCATATGGGGAACAAAATTTTGAAAGAGTAATAATGCAAAATTATTATTACATAGATAGAACAGAATATATAGAAAAATTAGAATCATTAAATGAAAAAAATATAGTGTTTTTAAGGCCAAGAAAATTTGGAAAAACATTGTTCTTAGATACACTTGCAAAGTATTATGATATCAATTATGCAGAGAAATTTGAAAAATTATTTGGAAAATTATACATAGGAAAAAATCCAACACCATTAAAAAACAGTTATTATATATTAAAAATGAATTTTTCTGGGATACAAACAGAAAATAAAGAAAAATTAATAAATAGTTTTAAAAATAAAGTTATACGTTCTCTTTATAATTTTAAAAATGATTATAAATTAAAAATAAAAATAGAAAAAGAATATACAGAACCAGCAGATATTCTTGGCTCATTTCTTGACGGAATAAAGAATGAAATAAGAAAACCAATATACTTATTAATAGACGAATATGATCATTTTGCAAATGAACTATTGAGTTTTAACCTTGATTTATTCAAAGATAGCGTAACAAAACATGGATTTGTAAGAAAATTCTATGAAGAAATAAAAAAAGGAACAGAAACAATAATAGAAAGACTATTCATGACAGGTGTAAGTCCAATAATGCTGGACTCATTAACCAGTGGATTTAATATAACTAAAAATAAAACAATAGATATAAAATTCAACGAGATGCTTGGATTCAAAGAAGAAGAAGTAAAAGAATTATTGGAATATTATGGTATATATTCAGAAAAATTATTAAAAGAAATGCAGGAAAATTATAATGGATATATATTCAACATAAACGCAAAAGAAAAAGTATATAATCCAGACATGGTATTTTATTTTATAACAGAATATTTTTCAGAAAAAAAACCACCAGAAAAAATAATAGATGATAACATAATGAGTGATTACAAAAAAGTACAGAATTTATTTAGTCTTGGTGAATTGCTTGGAGTAAAAATAGACAAAGACAACAAAAAGGAACTAACAGAAAAAGAAAAACAAGAAGCAAAAGAAAGTCCAAAAAAAATAATAGGGAAATTACTAAATGAAATACTATTAACAGAAAGAACAACATTACCAGAACTCACAACAATGTTCAACCCAGGAAAAAGGATAGAAATAAAAGATATAAAATCATTATTATTCTATCTTGGATTCATGACATTTGAAAAAAAAGGATTAAGGACATATTTAAAAATACCAAATTACTCAATGAAAAAAATATTCTCAGAATACTTCACAGAATACATAGAAGAAAGGCTAACAGAATATATAGACACAGATGAAATAGAAAATGCAATAATAACAATATTAGAAGATGGAAAAATAGTGCCATTTGCCAAAGAAATAGAAAACCTACTAAGCAAAATGGACAACAGAATATTCATAGGATTAGATGAAAAATACATAAAAGCAATAATGTATAGTTATTTAGTATTAACGCCATATGCAATGGTAAAAATGGAATATCCAGTAGAAAATGGATATATAGACATAGCAATGTTCAAAAGATACGAAGAAGTACCATATGAAGCGATAATAGAAGTAAAATACATAAAACAAAAAGAATACACAGAAGAAAAATTAAAAATGAAAATAAAACAGGCAAAAGAACAAATAGAAAAATACAAGAAATCGTATGAATTAAATACAAAAAATGAAACGATGAAAAAGTATATAATTGTTTTTGTTGGAAAAGAAGCAAAGTATATTGAGGAAGTAAAATGA